The Capsicum annuum cultivar UCD-10X-F1 unplaced genomic scaffold, UCD10Xv1.1 ctg3585, whole genome shotgun sequence genome contains a region encoding:
- the LOC107846165 gene encoding vicilin-like seed storage protein At2g18540, with protein MPLKRKKTEAEESKSDSETIKEINRYVDEYSDDVAWCSASGDSEKMHVNLCESGWNKEGEKRAKWMSCPLLWQERKKKKKRRMEKKLEEVKSEEETGKEATAEEKEEVEKEVATDEKEEGEEKEEAEKITEADEEDEADKEEVEKEAVDDEKKKKKKKKLRRKMKLRKK; from the exons ATGcctctaaaaagaaagaaaactgaagCGGAAGAGTCAAAGTCAGATTCTGAGACCATAAAGGAGATAAATAGATATGTTGATGAGTATAGTGATGATGTTGCCTGGTGTAGTGCTAGTGGTGATagtgaaaaga TGCATGTGAACCTTTGTGAATCGGGTTGGaataaagaaggagaaaaaagagcaaaatggatgagttgtCCACTATTATGGCaggagaggaaaaagaagaagaagagaaggatgGAGAAGAAATTGGAAGAAGTTAAGAGCGAAGAAGAAACTGGAAAGGAAGCAACtgcagaagaaaaagaagaagttgaaaAAGAAGTAGCAAcagatgaaaaagaagaaggcgaggaaaaagaagaagctgaaaaaATTACAGAAgctgatgaagaagatgaagctgacaaagaagaagttgagaaagAAGCAGTAGatgatgagaagaagaagaagaagaagaagaagttaagGAGGAAAATGAAACTGAGAAAGAAGTAG
- the LOC107847146 gene encoding acylsugar acyltransferase 3-like: MASSTILSRKIIKPSSPIPSSLRHHNLSFRDYIANPSYVPVASFYSKPENYNMTQISYILENSLSKILSSYYPFAGRIKDNKYVDCNDDDIGIEYLNVRVNCPMSEILNNPNNDAIDIVFPQDLPWNNSISSGRSLLVVQLSHFDCGGLAVSLCLSHKIADGYSLSKFLFDWADISRDEHSDIKLSPHFNAASFFPLMDNPPNIPNIVPEPQRCVSRMYHISSSNLTRLKDIVATNSAIVQNPTRVEVATALLHKCGVAASKANPGVFKPTMLIHLMNLRPPIPLNTIGNATCHYGTMAVSEDDINLTNYVARLQKAKQKLQDELKGMNTNQLAADALKRIKQGADIIKRDIFDVYSCTSLCNIDLHKHVDFGWGRPVRLSVARYSMKNHFLFMDERSGDGINVVVTLTEADMSIFQNNEELLEFASPVGSVPRIS, encoded by the coding sequence ATGGCCTCATCAACAattctttcaagaaaaataattaagccTTCTTCCCCTATTCCTTCTTCACTTAGACATCACAATCTCTCTTTTAGAGATTACATAGCTAATCCTTCATATGTCCCAGTGGCCTCCTTCTACTCCAAACCTGAAAATTATAACATGACACAAATATCATACATTCTTGAAAATTCCCTTTCCAAAATATTGTCCTCTTATTATCCCTTCGCCGGACGAATCAAGGATAATAAGTATGTCGATTGTAATGACGACGACATAGGCATTGAGTATTTAAATGTTCGAGTCAATTGTCCAATGTCTGAAATTCTCAACAATCCAAACAATGATGCTATTGATATAGTCTTTCCACAAGATTTGCCTTGGAATAATTCCATATCGAGTGGAAGAAGCCTATTGGTGGTCCAATTGAGCCATTTCGATTGTGGTGGACTGGCAGTCAGTTTATGTTTGTCACACAAGATTGCAGATGGGTACAGCCTCTCTAAGTTCCTTTTTGATTGGGCTGATATATCGCGAGATGAGCACTCTGATATCAAACTATCTCCTCATTTTAACGCGGCTTCATTCTTCCCACTAATGGACAATCCTCCAAATATACCTAATATTGTGCCTGAACCACAACGATGTGTGTCAAGAATGTACCATATCTCATCCTCTAATTTGACAAGACTCAAGGATATTGTCGCAACAAATTCAGCAATTGTACAGAATCCAACTCGCGTTGAAGTTGCCACAGCACTTCTTCATAAATGTGGGGTGGCAGCTTCAAAGGCTAATCCGGGCGTGTTCAAACCAACTATGTTGATCCACCTAATGAATTTACGCCCACCAATTCCACTAAACACAATAGGAAATGCTACTTGTCACTATGGAACAATGGCAGTGTCAGAAGATGACATAAATCTGACCAACTACGTGGCTCGGCTGCAAAAGGCTAAACAAAAACTTCAAGATGAGCTGAAAGGTATGAATACAAATCAGCTAGCTGCGGATGCACTTAAAAGAATCAAGCAGGGTGCAGACATAATAAAACGGGATATATTTGATGTTTATTCTTGCACCAGCTTGTGCAATATAGATTTACATAAGCACGTTGATTTTGGATGGGGTAGGCCAGTAAGATTGTCCGTAGCGCGATATTCAATGAAGAACCACTTCCTTTTCATGGATGAACGAAGTGGAGATGGGATAAATGTTGTAGTTACTCTGACAGAAGCCGATATGTCAATATTTCAGAATAACGAAGAGCTCCTAGAGTTTGCTTCTCCAGTGGGTTCAGTCCCTCGAATAAGCTGA